Proteins encoded by one window of Arachis hypogaea cultivar Tifrunner chromosome 1, arahy.Tifrunner.gnm2.J5K5, whole genome shotgun sequence:
- the LOC112789143 gene encoding barwin, whose amino-acid sequence MARVGTCIVLSLCLIMVTMAMGEQCGYQVGGAYCANSLCCSKYGWCGTTYDYCSPDAGCQSNCWGGSTPTPTPPTPTPGTPVRATYHYYLPEQNGWDLMAVSAYCSTYDANKPLSWRSKYGWTAFCGPVSPGFPAACGRCILVTNSATKASEIVRIVDQCSNGGLDLDVGVFNRIDTDGRGYQQGHLDVTYSFVDCGDSLFDPKISLPLSA is encoded by the exons ATGGCTAGAGTGGGAACGTGCATTGTACTATCACTGTGCCTAATAATGGTAACCATGGCAATGGGTGAGCAATGTGGCTACCAAGTCGGCGGCGCGTATTGTGCAAACAGCCTCTGCTGTAGTAAGTATGGGTGGTGTGGCACTACTTACGACTATTGCTCACCGGATGCCGGTTGCCAGAGCAATTGTTGGGGCGGTTCTACACCCACTCCTACACCTCCAACCCCCACTCCCGGAACACCTGTCCGCGCCACCTATCATTACTATTTGCCAGAGCAAAACGGATGGGATTTGATGGCCGTCAGTGCATACTGCTCCACCTACGACGCCAATAAGCCTCTTTCGTGGCGGAGCAAGTACGGATGGACAGCTTTTTGCGGCCCAGTTAGCCCCGGATTTCCTGCTGCCTGTGGAAGGTGCATCTTG GTGACTAATTCAGCAACAAAAGCATCCGAAATAGTGAGGATTGTGGATCAATGCAGCAATGGAGGGTTGGATTTGGACGTTGGAGTGTTCAACAGAATTGACACCGATGGCAGAGGATACCAGCAGGGCCATCTCGATGTCACTTACTCCTTTGTCGATTGTGGGGATTCCCTTTTCgaccctaaaatctctctacccttatctgcttaa